The following proteins come from a genomic window of Herpetosiphon gulosus:
- a CDS encoding DapH/DapD/GlmU-related protein: protein MKRIVLRDPTLIAPFGEPARDLRILNKPLWLLHRDLLARHCQSVAEVADWSEISPSSDELLVHKDNLYFNRDFIETFIAEARATGQPCQVAFAADDAMITAHALRLQEGIRKHGNHFVADLYYFPRGVVPNPQPLVIDTNAMEMGYYHIPSYMAPNQGDLVFQVPIRAFCSIESWVHIFMTNSPLGVFAWGRKLEQEVAASWRLKLKIGFRSFIERKHFLSSSPVVKIGKNCSIDPSAIIQGPTEIGNNVNIGAGVVITNSLIGNNVTIMQGSQVMLSVVSDRCYLPFRAALFMTVLMENSMVAQNTCLQLCVVGRNTFIGAGNTCTDFDLLGKPIKTLHRGRLEEVGLPVIGSAIGHNCKIGSGFVIYPARNIESGTVLIYGDDHSVIPKNVSSGIYTRPPVFYPDRDPRVQRIPVNDRVADEYPAEQFRD from the coding sequence ATGAAACGGATTGTTCTCCGCGATCCTACGCTTATCGCTCCCTTTGGAGAACCAGCGCGTGATTTGCGGATTCTCAATAAGCCGCTGTGGCTGCTACACCGTGATCTGCTTGCACGCCACTGCCAAAGTGTTGCGGAAGTAGCTGATTGGTCTGAAATTTCACCAAGTAGTGATGAACTCTTGGTGCATAAAGATAATCTCTATTTCAACCGCGATTTCATTGAGACGTTTATCGCTGAGGCACGCGCCACTGGGCAACCTTGCCAAGTGGCTTTTGCTGCTGATGATGCGATGATTACGGCCCATGCTTTGCGATTACAAGAGGGTATTCGCAAGCATGGTAACCATTTTGTCGCCGACCTCTACTATTTCCCTCGCGGCGTTGTCCCGAATCCACAACCGCTGGTAATCGATACCAATGCCATGGAGATGGGCTACTACCATATTCCAAGCTATATGGCGCCCAACCAAGGGGATTTGGTATTCCAGGTGCCAATTCGTGCGTTTTGTTCAATCGAAAGCTGGGTTCATATTTTCATGACAAACTCTCCGCTTGGGGTGTTTGCATGGGGTCGGAAGCTCGAGCAAGAAGTTGCCGCAAGTTGGCGTTTGAAGTTGAAGATTGGCTTTCGCTCATTCATCGAACGTAAGCACTTTCTTTCATCATCTCCGGTGGTCAAGATTGGCAAGAACTGCTCAATCGATCCTTCGGCGATTATTCAAGGGCCAACTGAGATCGGTAACAACGTGAATATTGGCGCTGGAGTGGTGATTACGAATAGCTTGATCGGTAATAACGTGACGATTATGCAAGGCTCCCAAGTGATGCTTAGCGTAGTTAGTGATCGTTGTTATTTACCATTCCGGGCTGCTCTGTTCATGACTGTCTTGATGGAAAATTCGATGGTGGCGCAAAATACCTGTTTGCAGTTATGCGTCGTTGGCCGTAATACCTTTATCGGGGCTGGCAATACCTGTACCGATTTCGATCTGCTGGGCAAGCCAATCAAGACGCTCCATCGCGGGCGCTTGGAAGAAGTTGGTCTGCCAGTTATTGGCTCGGCAATTGGCCATAATTGTAAAATTGGCTCAGGCTTTGTCATTTACCCAGCCCGTAATATTGAATCAGGCACGGTCTTGATTTATGGCGATGACCATTCGGTTATTCCTAAAAATGTTTCGAGTGGTATTTATACGCGCCCACCAGTTTTCTATCCCGACCGCGATCCGCGCGTTCAACGTATTCCAGTTAACGATCGCGTCGCAGATGAGTACCCAGCAGAACAATTCCGTGATTAA
- a CDS encoding cytochrome P450 — MKRHLAPQAGCPPGSFGAPVIGEIREWAADPLQFAQARAQRYGPIWSTHLLGRPCVVLLEPAGNRFILSQGSQHFSWRAGWGRAMLRLMGGGLSLTDGHEHDQQRSLLKPAFAHAALQQLQPPIQHLIRQQLETWLDAQPICLLERLQALAFDVALLVVCGRTPAPIAEALHHDFAAFTAGLFTPLPYPIPATPYFRAQKAGERLRQTLSYLIELRRLNVEADALDSLSLMLQAEPSRPDDQLISELLLLLWAGHDTVASLLTWICIELAQHPDILQRLRQELSTNQHSLLDHVLREAERLHPPAPGGFRGVVETFEYAGYHVPQGWLAMYSSVYTHHMPSLWHNPTQFNPDRFAAPWSEGKQAYSLVGFGGGPRICIGLALAQVEMRLVLGELLANYQWQLMPNQDLRPVWLPTNQPRSGGLITIQRF, encoded by the coding sequence GTGAAACGGCATTTGGCTCCTCAGGCTGGCTGCCCGCCTGGTTCGTTTGGTGCTCCCGTGATTGGCGAGATTCGCGAGTGGGCCGCTGACCCATTGCAATTTGCCCAAGCACGCGCCCAACGCTATGGCCCGATTTGGTCGACCCATCTTTTGGGTCGGCCTTGTGTCGTTTTACTGGAACCAGCAGGCAATCGCTTTATATTGAGCCAAGGGTCACAGCATTTTTCGTGGCGGGCGGGCTGGGGCCGAGCCATGCTGCGGCTGATGGGCGGTGGTTTATCGTTGACTGATGGCCATGAGCACGATCAGCAACGAAGCTTGCTCAAGCCTGCTTTTGCCCATGCCGCACTTCAGCAACTGCAACCACCCATTCAACACCTGATTCGGCAACAATTAGAAACGTGGCTCGATGCTCAACCCATTTGTTTGTTGGAACGCTTGCAGGCATTGGCGTTTGATGTGGCATTGTTGGTGGTTTGTGGCCGCACGCCAGCCCCAATTGCCGAAGCTTTGCATCATGATTTTGCGGCGTTTACGGCTGGTTTGTTTACCCCGTTGCCCTACCCAATTCCAGCAACGCCCTATTTTCGAGCGCAAAAAGCTGGCGAGCGGCTGCGCCAAACCTTGAGTTATTTGATTGAATTACGCCGCTTGAATGTAGAAGCGGATGCCTTGGATAGCTTAAGTTTGATGCTACAGGCCGAGCCAAGTCGCCCTGATGATCAACTTATTAGCGAATTATTGCTGTTGCTATGGGCTGGCCACGATACTGTTGCCTCTTTGCTGACTTGGATTTGTATCGAATTGGCGCAGCACCCTGATATTTTGCAACGTTTGCGCCAAGAATTAAGTACTAATCAACATAGTTTGCTTGATCATGTGCTGCGTGAGGCTGAGCGTTTGCATCCGCCAGCACCTGGTGGCTTTCGCGGGGTCGTTGAAACATTTGAGTATGCTGGCTATCATGTGCCACAAGGTTGGCTGGCAATGTATTCATCAGTCTATACCCACCACATGCCAAGTCTGTGGCATAATCCTACTCAGTTCAATCCTGATCGGTTTGCTGCGCCTTGGAGCGAGGGTAAACAAGCCTATAGTTTGGTTGGCTTTGGCGGCGGGCCACGGATTTGCATTGGTTTGGCGTTGGCTCAAGTCGAAATGCGCTTGGTGTTAGGCGAATTGCTCGCCAATTATCAATGGCAACTTATGCCTAACCAAGATTTACGGCCTGTGTGGTTGCCTACCAATCAGCCGCGTTCAGGTGGCCTGATCACAATCCAGCGGTTTTAG
- a CDS encoding long-chain fatty acid--CoA ligase, with protein MIPQTATTLNLATMLEDHARKRPNRTALIFNDMRFNYAQLNAMTNQIANGMVALGIKPGDHVALSCPNLPYFPMVYYAALKVGAVIICLNIMLKPREIAYHLSDCDAKAFFCFEGTAELPLGQMGKAGFDEAPNCEHMIMLTTNPAAPSPIEGVKTLGQLMYNQAPTFTTHPTKADDTAVIFYTSGTTGQPKGAELTHANMFFNAMVARDLAWPILDNSLDGSNVVLITLPLFHSTGQTAQMNANIFAGATLTLLPRFEPAAVLAVMERDKVNLWTGVPTMFWALLQYIAANKIDPTPIAANLRLTSSGGAPMPVEVMRQFEEIFGVRVLEGYGLSECSPIATFNHIDLPSKPGTVGQPVWGVEVCCVDDAGKPVPAGEKGEILIRGHNVMKGYYKRPDATAAALQDGWLHTGDVGVIDEEGYLSIVDRKKDMILRGGYNVYPRELEEVLMTHPAVSLVAVLGVPDEKLGEEVKAFIVKKPGAEATEEEVVAWCRDQFAAYKYPRLVEFREQLPISATGKILKRELR; from the coding sequence ATGATTCCCCAGACGGCTACGACGCTTAATTTGGCCACAATGCTCGAAGATCATGCCCGAAAACGCCCCAACCGCACTGCCCTCATTTTCAACGATATGCGCTTCAACTATGCTCAACTCAACGCCATGACCAACCAAATTGCCAATGGTATGGTTGCGCTGGGCATCAAGCCTGGTGATCATGTAGCGCTTTCCTGTCCCAACTTGCCTTATTTCCCCATGGTTTATTATGCGGCGCTCAAAGTTGGCGCAGTCATCATCTGTTTGAATATTATGTTGAAGCCGCGCGAAATCGCCTACCACTTGAGCGATTGTGATGCCAAGGCCTTCTTCTGTTTTGAAGGCACTGCCGAGTTGCCGCTGGGCCAAATGGGCAAAGCTGGCTTTGATGAAGCGCCAAACTGTGAGCATATGATTATGCTGACTACTAATCCAGCTGCGCCATCGCCGATCGAAGGGGTTAAAACCTTAGGTCAGTTGATGTACAATCAAGCTCCAACGTTTACTACCCACCCCACTAAAGCCGACGATACGGCGGTCATTTTCTATACCTCGGGTACGACTGGCCAACCCAAAGGTGCTGAATTAACCCACGCCAATATGTTTTTCAACGCCATGGTTGCCCGCGATTTGGCTTGGCCAATTCTTGATAACAGCCTCGATGGCTCGAATGTGGTGCTGATTACGCTGCCACTGTTCCACTCAACGGGCCAAACCGCCCAAATGAATGCCAATATTTTTGCTGGCGCAACCCTGACCTTGCTGCCCCGTTTCGAGCCAGCCGCTGTGTTGGCCGTGATGGAGCGTGATAAAGTCAACCTTTGGACGGGCGTGCCGACCATGTTCTGGGCCTTGTTGCAATACATCGCCGCCAATAAGATCGATCCCACACCGATTGCTGCTAACTTGCGCCTGACCTCATCTGGTGGTGCCCCTATGCCCGTCGAAGTGATGCGCCAATTTGAAGAAATCTTTGGGGTGCGGGTGCTCGAAGGTTATGGGCTTTCGGAATGTTCGCCGATTGCCACCTTCAACCATATCGATCTGCCTTCAAAACCTGGGACGGTTGGCCAACCAGTCTGGGGCGTGGAAGTTTGCTGTGTTGATGATGCTGGCAAGCCTGTGCCAGCTGGCGAAAAAGGCGAGATTCTGATTCGTGGTCATAATGTGATGAAGGGCTACTACAAGCGCCCCGATGCCACGGCTGCCGCGTTGCAAGATGGCTGGCTCCACACTGGCGATGTCGGGGTAATTGACGAAGAAGGCTATCTCTCAATCGTTGATCGCAAAAAAGATATGATTTTGCGTGGTGGCTATAACGTCTATCCTCGTGAGCTGGAAGAAGTGCTGATGACTCACCCAGCGGTCTCGTTGGTTGCGGTGCTGGGTGTGCCCGACGAAAAACTGGGCGAAGAAGTCAAAGCCTTTATCGTCAAAAAACCAGGAGCCGAAGCAACCGAAGAAGAAGTGGTAGCGTGGTGTCGCGATCAATTCGCTGCCTATAAATACCCACGCCTTGTCGAATTCCGCGAGCAACTGCCAATTAGTGCTACCGGCAAAATTCTCAAGCGCGAATTACGCTAG
- the uvrA gene encoding excinuclease ABC subunit UvrA, whose translation MAEIDSIQIVGARQHNLKNIDLAIPKGKLVVFTGPSGAGKSTLAFDTIYAEGQRRYVESLSSYARQFLGQLPRPEVDSIRGLAPAIAVAQQTINRSPRSTVGTITEIYDHLRLLYARIGKPHCPVCGRAIEQQTASQIVDQILGYPDGTRLMILAPLVNEELGSHATVLEQTRRAGFVRVRVDGVIVDLDEPIDLDHRQAHSIDVVVDRLIIRHNEAASLNDHPDRVRVSDSVETALKTGAGMVWVQPLDGQQLRYSEHAACPEHGPLVSGAIEPRTFSFNSPHGACQVCDGLGTVDDFDRNLLQSQAAQTLGELLSNPLRASTTTYQQYWEETIQGLAEALGSDLEQPVDTMASWALDLWLEGTIPSDDQLHLSKKLRQQLANWSGLLGWLRQHWQQASEQERESLSRYRQGTVCSACEGSRLRPEARAVTLQGLAIDQVAAMSIEASFTWIRELPNRLRRERDQQIAAPIVREMGLRLQFLREVGLDYLSLARTAESLSGGEAQRIQLATHIGAGLSGVLYVLDEPSIGLHPRDTERLLQTLLQLRDLGNSVLVVEHDPAIIAAADWVVEVGPTAGVQGGYIIANGTLEQLMAQPNSQTGQYLAGQRQLHLPQTRRKPTHATLMLRGAKQHNLKDLDVAIPLGCLVAITGVSGSGKSTLIHEILYPRLANELHGSRLPVGRHRSLEGYDQLEKVIAVDQTPLGRSGRSNAATYTGIFDALRQLFAGTPEAKARGYGASRFSFNLKGGRCEQCRGEGVVSIAMQFLPDLAVTCDACGGLRYNRETLDIRYRGYTIGDVLAMTVGQALSVFERLPALARKLESLVEVGLSYLTLGQPAATLSGGEAQRVKLAAELARRGAGRTLYILDEPTTGLYWTDVERLIAILQRLVDTGNSVVVIEHHLDLIKTADWVIDLGPEGGDTGGRLVVAGTPEVVAMNQASWTGRFLQTVLA comes from the coding sequence ATGGCCGAAATTGATTCGATTCAGATTGTTGGCGCACGCCAGCATAATCTCAAAAATATTGATTTAGCCATTCCCAAAGGCAAGTTGGTGGTCTTCACTGGACCATCGGGGGCTGGCAAATCGACGCTGGCCTTTGATACGATTTATGCTGAAGGCCAGCGCCGCTATGTTGAATCGCTTTCGAGCTATGCCCGCCAATTTTTGGGCCAATTGCCCCGGCCTGAAGTTGATAGCATTCGTGGTTTAGCGCCAGCAATTGCCGTCGCCCAACAAACGATCAATCGTTCGCCGCGCTCGACTGTGGGCACAATTACCGAAATTTATGATCATTTGCGTTTATTGTATGCGCGGATTGGCAAGCCGCATTGTCCGGTATGTGGCCGCGCGATTGAGCAACAAACTGCCAGCCAAATTGTCGATCAGATTTTGGGCTATCCCGATGGCACACGCCTGATGATTTTAGCGCCTTTGGTCAACGAAGAACTTGGTTCGCATGCCACAGTGCTTGAGCAAACGCGGCGGGCAGGTTTTGTGCGGGTACGTGTTGATGGAGTAATTGTTGATCTTGATGAACCAATTGATTTGGATCATCGCCAAGCCCATAGCATTGATGTGGTGGTTGATCGGCTGATTATTCGCCATAACGAGGCCGCGAGCTTGAATGACCATCCGGATCGGGTGCGGGTCAGCGATTCGGTAGAAACCGCCTTGAAAACTGGCGCGGGAATGGTTTGGGTTCAGCCACTTGATGGCCAACAGCTGCGCTATAGCGAACATGCTGCTTGCCCTGAGCATGGGCCATTGGTCAGCGGCGCGATCGAACCACGCACTTTTTCATTTAATAGCCCCCATGGTGCTTGCCAAGTTTGCGATGGATTAGGCACAGTTGATGATTTTGACCGGAACCTGTTACAATCTCAGGCAGCGCAAACCCTTGGTGAGCTACTTTCGAACCCACTTCGCGCCAGCACCACGACCTACCAACAATATTGGGAAGAAACCATCCAAGGTTTAGCCGAAGCCTTGGGCAGCGATCTCGAACAGCCGGTTGACACAATGGCTAGCTGGGCGTTAGATTTATGGTTAGAAGGCACAATTCCCAGCGACGATCAACTGCATTTAAGCAAAAAGCTACGTCAACAACTGGCCAACTGGTCTGGTTTGCTCGGTTGGTTGCGCCAACATTGGCAACAAGCAAGCGAACAAGAGCGCGAAAGCCTCAGTCGCTATCGCCAAGGTACAGTTTGCTCAGCCTGCGAAGGTTCGCGCTTGCGACCAGAGGCGCGGGCAGTTACACTACAAGGGCTAGCAATCGATCAAGTTGCAGCAATGTCGATTGAGGCTAGTTTTACTTGGATTCGTGAACTACCCAACAGATTGCGGCGCGAGCGTGATCAACAGATTGCAGCGCCGATTGTGCGTGAAATGGGCTTACGCTTACAGTTTTTGCGCGAAGTTGGCCTAGACTATTTGAGTTTGGCGCGAACTGCTGAGAGCTTATCGGGCGGTGAGGCTCAAAGGATTCAATTGGCTACGCATATTGGAGCTGGATTATCTGGGGTGTTGTATGTGTTGGATGAGCCATCGATTGGCCTGCATCCACGCGATACCGAGCGTTTATTACAAACATTATTGCAACTGCGCGACCTTGGCAATTCAGTGTTGGTAGTCGAACATGATCCAGCGATTATTGCTGCTGCTGATTGGGTGGTCGAAGTTGGGCCGACGGCAGGCGTACAAGGTGGCTACATTATTGCCAATGGCACGCTTGAGCAACTGATGGCTCAGCCCAATTCCCAAACAGGTCAATATCTGGCTGGGCAACGGCAGCTACACCTGCCTCAAACACGGCGAAAGCCAACCCATGCTACACTAATGCTACGTGGAGCCAAACAGCATAATCTCAAAGATTTGGATGTAGCGATTCCATTGGGATGTTTGGTTGCGATTACGGGAGTATCAGGTTCGGGGAAATCGACACTTATTCATGAGATTCTCTACCCACGGCTGGCCAACGAACTGCATGGAAGCCGCCTGCCAGTGGGCCGACATCGCAGCCTTGAAGGCTATGATCAACTTGAAAAAGTGATTGCAGTTGATCAAACGCCACTGGGGAGGTCAGGTCGTTCCAATGCTGCCACCTACACCGGTATTTTCGACGCATTGCGTCAATTGTTTGCTGGGACACCTGAAGCCAAAGCACGGGGCTATGGAGCCAGTCGATTTTCTTTTAATCTTAAGGGAGGGCGCTGCGAACAATGTCGCGGCGAAGGTGTGGTATCGATTGCCATGCAATTTCTACCAGATTTAGCAGTGACCTGCGACGCATGCGGCGGGTTGCGTTATAATCGAGAAACCCTTGATATTCGCTATCGTGGGTATACCATTGGTGATGTGCTCGCCATGACCGTAGGCCAAGCCTTAAGCGTTTTTGAACGGCTACCGGCTTTGGCGCGAAAACTAGAGAGCTTGGTTGAGGTCGGGTTAAGCTATTTGACGTTAGGACAGCCAGCAGCGACTCTTTCGGGAGGCGAAGCGCAACGGGTAAAACTGGCGGCAGAGCTAGCGCGTCGGGGAGCAGGCCGAACCCTGTATATCCTTGATGAACCAACCACCGGATTATATTGGACGGATGTCGAACGGTTGATTGCGATATTGCAACGATTGGTTGATACAGGAAACAGCGTTGTGGTGATCGAACATCATCTCGACCTGATCAAGACCGCCGATTGGGTGATCGATTTAGGGCCGGAAGGTGGGGACACTGGTGGCCGGCTGGTAGTGGCTGGTACGCCGGAAGTAGTCGCTATGAATCAAGCTTCATGGACTGGCCGCTTCCTTCAAACCGTGTTAGCTTGA
- a CDS encoding response regulator → MSKERILVVEDQADISGLLKIYFTSQGYEVMTAMRGQVALDLVKRTPPHLALLDVNLPDMTGYDIGKALRANARTKHIPIIFLTARGEKSDKGIGLGEVQANDYIVKPFDIEEVHMRVRNNLALAREKSRTHPVTGLPTAELINEELRRLLSAEIWTLATVHINGFDTFTQVYGSVVGEDVLKFGALLINEVVSELGGQEEFIGQLVTGPDFLITSMPERAKAIVDRIAERFDQEIGLHYSYPDRKRGYILAKNADGTERQEPLMTVSIGVLDSNDGPFYDIRELSETAESVRPLPNLQDGSVRSAVKFGR, encoded by the coding sequence GTGAGCAAAGAACGCATCTTAGTCGTCGAAGACCAAGCCGATATCTCTGGCTTGCTCAAAATTTACTTCACCTCGCAAGGTTATGAAGTGATGACCGCGATGCGCGGGCAGGTAGCGCTCGATCTTGTGAAACGCACGCCGCCGCATTTGGCCTTGCTTGATGTGAATTTGCCCGATATGACCGGGTATGATATTGGAAAAGCACTGCGTGCCAATGCCCGTACAAAGCATATTCCAATCATTTTCTTGACCGCCCGTGGTGAAAAAAGCGATAAAGGAATTGGCCTCGGCGAAGTCCAAGCCAATGACTATATTGTCAAGCCCTTCGATATTGAAGAAGTCCATATGCGGGTGCGCAATAACTTAGCTTTGGCTCGCGAAAAAAGCCGCACCCACCCAGTCACTGGTTTGCCAACCGCCGAATTGATTAACGAAGAACTCCGCCGTTTGCTCTCAGCCGAAATTTGGACGCTGGCAACCGTGCATATCAATGGCTTCGATACCTTTACCCAAGTCTATGGCTCGGTCGTCGGCGAGGATGTGCTGAAGTTTGGCGCATTGTTGATCAACGAAGTCGTCAGTGAATTGGGTGGCCAAGAGGAGTTCATCGGTCAATTGGTCACTGGGCCAGATTTCTTGATTACGTCGATGCCTGAACGCGCTAAAGCAATTGTCGATCGGATCGCCGAACGCTTTGATCAAGAAATTGGCTTGCACTATAGCTATCCCGACCGTAAACGTGGCTATATTTTGGCCAAAAATGCCGATGGCACTGAACGCCAAGAACCACTGATGACGGTTTCAATCGGGGTGCTCGATAGCAACGATGGGCCATTCTATGATATCCGTGAACTCAGCGAAACGGCTGAAAGTGTGCGCCCATTGCCAAACTTGCAAGATGGTTCAGTTCGTAGCGCTGTGAAATTTGGCCGCTAA